The DNA segment CATGGCGGAGGGCAGGTCGATAAGACTGACAGGCTTCTAGGCTGGCAATCTTCTGAAGAAGGGGTGCACATGTCACCTTAGGCAAATCCCACATCGTAATGAGATAGTAAAATGAAGAGCTTTATAAGGCATGACACAAGTTTGCATAGCATGCGGGTTCAAAGTGGCATAGCCCAAAAGACAAATCCCTATGAGCCTAAGCTCAGAATAGACAATAAGTGTTGAACTGTGACATGTATATTGCTTGAACACAATAAGAAAACTGCAAATTTGATTATTCAGTACTACCAAAAAAATGAGTGTTAAATTAGGCAAACCTTTTCAGCAACAGCAAAAGCAGCCTGAACTGGTGTCATTCCTTGAAATGGCAACAATGCTGTAGTAAGTTCCCACAGCACAATCCCAAAACTGTAAACATCAACTTTCCGAGTATAAGGTTTCTCTTTGATCATCTCCGGTGCCATCCATCGATACGTTCCCATATTACCTTTAGCCTCTCTGCACTGTGTTTCAAGACACGACGTGCCAAAATCAGCCACCTTAACGCGCATCGCATCATTTAGAAGTAAATTACTCGATTTCAGGTCTCTATGGATAACCCCTTGTGAATGAAGATACTCCATTCCTCTTGATATATCAAGTGCTAACCTTAGAACAGTTTCTGTTGAAAGTGAATATGGTTCTTTCTTGTTTAGGTACATCCTCAGAGTTCCTTGTGACATGTATTCTGTAATGATACAGTATACAGGAGGTTTTTTACAAGCCGCGATGAACTGTAGATAAACAAGAAATGTTTTTGTAAGAAAACTTGACTCATAGGATATGTATTAATTTGTTGAAACTGCAGCAAATTgattatacattgattatatccagttatacatatattatacatccgtcggctatttttaatttaagtgggcGGCTATTTGGATTAGTTCTTCAAAATATAAAAGGAAAATCATGCTTCTTAACACTAAGAAACCAAAAATATACTAGATGTGAATGTACCGGTGCTACAAAGAAACTTTAAATTACAAAAACAATGTCTCAACTCAGATTCTTTCTTATGTAATCACCTAAAAATCCTTTACCtgtgaatttatatgttctgaaTTATGCTTTTAACTAGAGGAACAGAAGTAAATATTATTCTCATGGTTTCATTTTATGCGACATTATTTCCTTATTACTTTGAAGGGGAGTCTTGACATAACtagtaaagttgttgccatgtgaccagaaggtcacgggttcaaaccgtgaaaacagcctcttgcacgaatgcagggtaagactgcgtataatagacccttgtgattcggcccttccccggaccctgtgcatagcgggagcttagtgcaccggactgcctttttttattttcttattactttgttaaaaaaaagaatgaaatatTTCTATATCCGGAAACAATTTAAATCTAGATTTTCCATTTTATCCTtgatgagaagtttttataaccacataaatgAGATAATACATGCGGACCGCCTCAAAACTATTTTTTCAACTATATGAACTAGTTCAAAACAATATTATCACAGCTTTCTAAGATCATAAGTTTCAAAAAATTTTACGGCCACATACAAGCTATGACATGTTTCAAATTACAAGTTTcaaacttctttctttctttcttaaactccaAATAGAGCATCAAAAAAGGggcagtccggtgcactaagctcccgctatgtgcgAGGTCCGGGGAAagaccggaccacaagggtctattgtacgcagtcttactctgtatttctgcaagaggctgtttccacggcttgaacccgtgaccacctggtcacatggcaacaactttaccagttacgccaaggctccctcAAATAGAGCatcatttatcattttttaatgAAGGGAGATTTTGACCTGGACTATGTTGGGATGATAGAGGCGAGAAAGCAGAGCAACTTCAGACTTGAATTGTTGTTCAAGTTTAGCTCTAGTCTCCTCCTTGTGAGTTGGAATCCTCACCATTTTCACAGCAACTGCTCTTTGCTTGTAAATTCCTCTATAAATCCTACTATGTGCACCTGAGGCAAATTTATTACCAATAAAAAGCTGAGATAAATCAGCTGTCCATTCTTCTTTTTGATCTTCCTTTGATGTTTCCCAAGTTTCAACATTATCAGATTCTAATATCATTGACCATGACTCTACACTATCAAATCTCTTCTTTTCCATTGTTGTCATATCTGCTGAATTCCACTGTGTTCTTGATGATGATGGTACTGATAATGGTTTGCTTTTCGATCGTCGTAGCCTAAACGGATTGAAACAAGAACTAGCCATTctttttttaaatcttttttcAGCTTAAAATGGTGTTGAAAAGTGTAAGATGTAGACACTTTTAAAGGGTGTTTTTGATCTTCTGAATATGTGCATGGATTTCAAGAAATGCATGGATTGCAAAAGGCCAAGTGAAAATGGCCATATTTGCAAACTTATAAAAGGTTACAAGAAACAATAGGATTGATGAAGACAAGATAGTTGAAGTTTCATGTAGAAAAAAAATggagaaaagggaagaaaaagaagacTCATGAAAATGCAATGTTTGTAGAAAGAAAAAGAGTTGTTATTTGTGTAACTCATTGCCATAACTTTTTTTTGGTCTAGAAATTAAAAAGCAGATTAGATGAATTTTAAAGCAGTGGTTTTTTCAGGGATATCTCGTGAAGTTTTTTAAGAGAGGAAAAGAAAGCTCTTTTGTGGTAAATCCTAACTCTTCTCTTGTTTTACTTTGCATTAATAAATGAATGCTAAAAGTGTGCAAGTGGTCACATTGTCATAGGATAAATACATttaccttttttcatttttttctggaTTCCTATAAGTGAGGTGTTCGAGCTGTGAAAGTAGCTACTAATGCTTGCAGTAGAGTAGGTTGTATATATCACACCCTTGAGGTGCGGCCCTTCCTTGAACCCTTTGTGAGCACGAGATGCTTGGTGCATCGTAGTGTCCTTTTTCTAGACTTTCAATTGCCATATAAGTaatatactccctccggtccacaataagtgaccttTTGGCTTTTTTATTATGTAAAATAAGTGTTTTTTACataatcaagaaggaattaattttatttttaaaaaatttgctCTTATTTACATATCCTAATGTATCAAGGTAACAATATGCAAAttttaattaagaataatttaATCAATAtatctttttttctttagaagttaGTATTTTCTTAAAAGATGTGCGACCGGAGAATATctttaaattaaaaaatactGGTAATAATATTTCATGTTACAACTTCTGAAAAAGTAGGTCTCCTCCATTTATGAGGCCAACATTTTTTTATATCCATTATTTGCCATCCAGTAATTATTGGTTCGAGTAATTTGGATTTACGTTTCGTAGGGCTTTATTAAAAGGGAAAGTGGTGAATATTTCTTAGTAATACATTATAATAAAAACTAGAAAAATGCCTCACGCTCTTTGGAGTTATTTTTTTCTTACTTGAAATTATCCAATAAGAAATACTTTGCATTACAATTTCTATATTAGCATAATTTATCTTTACATTTTTCCACGGCtgttctttttttaattttagttttgatACATCAtacttattttgaatttttcatacaATGTTAGCATCCAatccgtggaaacagcctcttacagaaatgcagggtaagacggCGTACAATAGACCTTTGTGTTCCGGTCCTTCCTCGGACCCTGCACATAACGGGAACTTAGTGCACCGggtaacttttttttaatataCAATGTTAGCATCTAATTCTTTTCTTTCCTTCATGTCTATATTCCATCTCAAAATTATTGGGATTATAATACACTACTGTTAATTAATGACTACGGTTGGAATAATTTCAAGAAACTATTTCCAAATGGAAGAAGCATTATCATTTCAAaaccttttattttaattttctctAGGCTAAAATAATTTAAACAAAGATATAGGACATTCTTTAGCCAAGGGAATCAAAATATAGACTCATGTTACTCTGCTTGTAAGACAAGTCTATTATTCCAAAGTATATATAATTCCTATAATCTTGGAATTGTTTCAAGTTGGATACCCTCCTATTCATAATGAGAAAATATTCCTAAATTCTTTAGCAAATTGGTTCTTTACAAGTATAGCCACAAAATGAAGTTGTTGGGACCAAAATGAAAGCTGCATACTCTTTGTGTTTGTTTAGTAAATGTCAAAGGTTTCATGTCATGTTATCTTTATAATGTCTAAAGTTTCATAGCCAGGTGGCAAGCAACACATTACCAtttatgaatttttattttattaaattttacAGAATAAATCAACTAAAACTAAACTGAACTAAATGAATTTATTAAATTAGATTGTTTTAGATTTCAGCGTTGTAAGAATACCAAAAGATGGTTCTTTGATGTCCTCTGCAAATGTAGAAAGGACAGTCATTCTAACGGAATGCTATTTAGGAATTAGTCAATGTATCCTGATTTTTATATATCCAGTTCAATTTTTCTCGACACAAATATCCTGAATTGTCCTGAAAAAAACAAGTACTGGCTGATTCCTAAATAGCAACCCTATAAATGGTTGTTTGTGCACTTTCCCCTCTGCAAATGTGGATAGTCCACGTTGATGGATCTAGAAGTGACTTCAGGCCCAACTGGAGATGAGGTCCAAATCAACCTCATTTGCCCATTTAATATTGGAATTTTTAACTCCTATAGCAAaagttgataccttatttattttaaataaatacccttttaaaaaattatatttcgtagctaccttttgatttttatagccaaatatctatgtATGGTCACCTCCTactcttaagccataaaatacgcttgtattatttttctctctcattctttcatatttttctccACACACTCTCTCTCTCAACTCCAATCTTTCTCCATAAAATTTGTCTTGTTTTAACGAATCAGCCTACTTCGGATACCAGCTTCATATCTCATGCTCGGCGTTGATAAATTAGTCTCACCGACGTATTTATGGTCTAGTACCCATGTTAATTGGAAGATTCTAGCAGCACAGGCCGCTGGCATCCAGATTCTCCGACCACGGCCTTCAACTTTGTGTGCCGGTCTTTTGAGGATATTTTGTGAATCAAATTAGAGACGCTTATATCACATGGAGGGCATAGACCATTTTACTCAAAGATTTTTCAAGTTCCAAGAATTTTCTGGCGTAACTTTTGTGTGCCCATCCTTCAAATCGTTTTTCTACGGCTCTTCCTTTAACaaactgttacaacccatatccacatgtgttagttcatgccatatattagttaacataaatccaagaaggaattatctttgagatgataagaagtcaatcctattggtcttaagtgatacaagagtgtataagggtgattaaccagtattagaagttaaacgaatcaaggatgttgtaactcgtattttcaggtaatctagcggtgcttaatacactcaagaggtcatttattaaggtattttaatcatataatatccgtatcataagtcttgaagtcaaacg comes from the Nicotiana sylvestris chromosome 4, ASM39365v2, whole genome shotgun sequence genome and includes:
- the LOC104219236 gene encoding serine/threonine/tyrosine-protein kinase HT1-like; this translates as MASSCFNPFRLRRSKSKPLSVPSSSRTQWNSADMTTMEKKRFDSVESWSMILESDNVETWETSKEDQKEEWTADLSQLFIGNKFASGAHSRIYRGIYKQRAVAVKMVRIPTHKEETRAKLEQQFKSEVALLSRLYHPNIVQFIAACKKPPVYCIITEYMSQGTLRMYLNKKEPYSLSTETVLRLALDISRGMEYLHSQGVIHRDLKSSNLLLNDAMRVKVADFGTSCLETQCREAKGNMGTYRWMAPEMIKEKPYTRKVDVYSFGIVLWELTTALLPFQGMTPVQAAFAVAEKNERPPLPASCQPALAHLIKRCWAANPSKRPDFTHIVSALEKYDECVKEGLPLTLHSGLVSRNAIIERLKGCVSMRSSSIPVHV